A window of the Penaeus monodon isolate SGIC_2016 chromosome 38, NSTDA_Pmon_1, whole genome shotgun sequence genome harbors these coding sequences:
- the LOC119596898 gene encoding transient receptor potential channel pyrexia-like translates to MSRGQGNFSYTAVPSPSDSLCGKLIHQTSDSVSETLSDMLSTDESNSGMSSADLNAWDPDAARLLKVVDNESLEGLKALLVAGVHINGHGGSFHETALHRAAQLRWTAGLSYLLSAGASVYAKNQFGQTPLHYAAASQSTACIKLLLSSGRPGVVDHRDMRGHTPLHDASASGCVEAIAVLLKAGALVRAKDANGETPLHKAAKARSIPSMVALLNAGADLAAVDDNGESVLSYILHHLPGTMDAVFDHCLVTNSPKINTKTLEVSLNFLPLTCSFEKNQVQNLQSFVDMGQAKLLSHPLCEAFLLLKWMNVRRLFLIEVVFYFIYAVLTTILTFNKFVWTTSHTNVSALVEERGQEWKEWGESHVQGEWGLSAIPDEADQVLKGLVIFQTVLILLQQMLSLMQNKLAWFRSLSGILHVMITLLVLLVVPVSVPKEWQHHLATWMLLLMWTECMVLIGRFPNCGIYVVMFTRVAKVFVRIFAIYFCLLLAFSSAFYVALHYAKDPGAGNQENQVFTNPVLTFTKTLTMMIGELDFQDDFVVGLSHLVATGHIIFLFFVILVSIILSNLLVALAVNDVQGLRNSAHLERLIKQTELVFQMEKNFSTTSYLGSHIKIPKLREMLTKVSYICKHDCYNSRAFVLPNHPKKANRLYMVENKKCIDVALPSFLKTNIIECLRARETESADNKGSVRARKGSRIRRGEYHRNEQQDLKVSIKELEANMAEIMSEKVDEITETYGNLTKRITSLEERLENLINLLNKNTNGENPNPSQTE, encoded by the exons ATGTCACGTGGTCAAGGGAACTTCAGCTACACAGCCGTCCCGTCGCCCTCTGATAGCCTGTGTGGGAAGCTCATTCACCAGACCTCGGACAGTGTGTCAGAGACATTGTCAGATATGTTAAGTACAG ATGAATCAAATAGTGGCATGTCGTCAGCAGACCTCAACGCGTGGGATCCTGACGCCGCCAGATTGCTGAAAGTGGTGGATAACGAATCTCTGGAAGGCCTTAAAGCTCTCTTGGTTGCAGGCGTGCATATCAATGGCCATGGAGGCTCGTTCCATGAAACAGCCCTTCACCGTGCGGCACAGTTACGGTGGACAGCCGGGCTTAGTTACCTGCTGTCGGCAGGGGCATCGGTGTATGCCAAGAATCAGTTTGGACAGACGCCCCTGCACTACGCAGCGGCGTCGCAATCGACTGCATGCATTAAGCTGCTTCTCTCCTCCGGGCGGCCAGGAGTCGTGGATCACCGGGACATGCGAGGACATACGCCTCTGCATGATGCCAGTGCATCAGGGTGCGTTGAAGCTATTGCAGTCTTGCTCAAGGCAGGGGCTCTGGTGCGCGCCAAGGATGCGAACGGAGAAACGCCGCTTCACAAGGCAGCGAAAGCGCGCTCGATTCCCTCGATGGTGGCGCTCCTCAACGCAGGAGCCGATCTAGCAGCCGTTGATGACAATGGTGAAAGCGTGCTATCCTATATCCTGCATCATCTCCCGGGCACCATGGATGCGGTCTTTGACCACTGCCTGGTCACAAATTCTCCCAAAATTAATACAAAGACTTTAGAAGTGTCTCTGAACTTTTTGCCTCTTACCTGTTCATTCGAGAAGAATCAGGTACAAAACCTACAGTCATTTGTGGACATGGGTCAAGCAAAGCTCCTGAGCCATCCTCTTTGTGAAGCCTTTCTTCTTCTGAAGTGGATGAATGTGCGGAGATTATTTTTAATAGAagttgtcttttattttatttatgcagtgCTGACCACCATTCTGACCTTCAACAAATTTGTGTGGACTACGAGTCACACTAACGTTAGTGCCCTCGTAGAGGAGCGAGGCCAGGAATGGAAGGAGTGGGGTGAATCTCATGTGCAGGGCGAGTGGGGGCTATCAGCTATTCCAGATGAAGCTGACCAGGTTCTCAAAGGTTTGGTGATATTTCAGACAGTCTTAATCCTCCTACAACAAATGCTATCCCTTATGCAGAATAAGCTAGCATGGTTCCGATCACTTTCTGGCATCCTCCATGTGATGATAACTCTTCTCGTTCTGCTAGTCGTGCCTGTTTCGGTGCCAAAGGAATGGCAACACCATCTGGCCACATGGATGCTCCTGTTAATGTGGACCGAGTGCATGGTGCTTATCGGACGATTTCCAAACTGTGGCATATATGTCGTCATGTTTACCAGAGTGGCCAAGGTCTTTGTTCGTATATTTGCTATATACTTTTGCCTCCTTCTTGCATTTTCGTCTGCGTTCTATGTTGCTCTCCATTATGCCAAGGACCCTGGCGCAGGAAACCAAGAGAACCAGGTATTCACCAATCCAGTCTTGACATTCACCAAGACACTTACCATGATGATCGGTGAACTAGACTTTCAAGATGATTTTGTAGTTGGGTTATCACACTTAGTTGCAACTggacatattatatttttgttctttgtcaTCCTCGTCTCCATCATCCTCTCCAATCTTCTGGTGGCTCTTGCAGTCAATGACGTTCAG GGTTTAAGGAACTCGGCTCATCTGGAGAGGCTTATAAAGCAAACAGAGCTGGTATTTCAGATGGAAAAGAACTTCTCCACAACATCATACCTCGGGTCTCACATCAAGATTCCCAA ATTGCGAGAAATGCTGACAAAGGTTTCCTATATATGCAAACATGATTGCTACAATTCACGTGCTTTTGTTCTTCCGAACCATCCAAAAAAG GCAAATAGACTTTACATGGTGGAGAATAAGAAATGCATAGATGTAGCCCTGCCGTCTTTTCTGAAAACCAACATCATTGAGTGCCTAAGAGCTCGAGAGACCGAGTCCGCCGACAACAAGGGCAGCGTCCGTGCCAGGAAGGGCAGTAGGATTCGCCGAGGAGAGTACCACCGCAACGAGCAGCAAGACCTGAAGGTCAGCATCAAGGAACTCGAGGCCAACATGGCTGAAATTATGAGTGAAAAGGTCGACGAGATAACAGAGACATACGGCAATCTCACTAAGAGGATAACGAGTCTTGAGGAAAGACTGGAGAATTTAATTAATCTgttgaacaaaaacacaaatggtGAAAATCCAAACCCTAGTCAGACTGAATAA